The following are encoded together in the Streptomyces flavofungini genome:
- a CDS encoding bifunctional [glutamine synthetase] adenylyltransferase/[glutamine synthetase]-adenylyl-L-tyrosine phosphorylase, translated as MTVPQGRRSSMFTRLLRYGFTDPSAAERLLAAPELDAVRTDPVLLDALGATADPDLALLGLVRLAEAQPSDGAGTARRELLDTLISAKPLRDRLLGVLGASEALADHLARHPGDWRALVTYEASDLHPGVAEFERGLAEADDPVSLRVAYRRCLLSIAARDVCGTTDVAETAAELADLATATLRAALAMARRAAPADAAQCRLAVIAMGKCGGHELNYVSDVDVIFVAEAVEGADEDKALRAATRLASHLMRICSETTVEGAIWPVDANLRPEGRNGPLVRTLSSHLAYYQRWAKTWEFQALLKARPVAGDAELGADYVAAVAPLVWQAAERENFIDDVQKMRRRVIENIPAGEVERELKLGPGGLRDVEFAVQLLQLVHGRADASLRSGTTLDALAALAAGGYVGRVDAAQLDDAYRFLRSLEHRIQLYRLRRTHLLPDDDSDLRRIGRSLGMRTEPLTDLARAWKRHTSVVRRLHEKLFYRPLLDAVAQLAPGESRLSTEAARERLVALGYADPGAALRHLEALASGVTRKAAIQRTLLPVLLGWFADSADPDAGLLGFRKVSDALGKTPWYLRLLRDEGAAAENLARVLSAGRFAPDLLLRAPEAVALLGDARGLEPRERAPLEQEVLAAVGRADGGEQAVAAARGVRRRELFRTAAADIIASYGTEESPLQGGVREVLGTGVVAGDGRVDGGALVDHVGTALSDLTAATIAGTLRAVVREGWGETLPTRFAVIGMGRFGGRELSYGSDADVLFVHQPREGVDDQEAAKAANAVVAEMRRLLQLPSADPPLVIDADLRPEGKSGPLVRTLKSYEAYYRRWSLVWESQALLRADPVAGDADLGRAFIELVDPLRYPAEGLGEDAVREIRRLKARMESERLPRGADPTLHTKLGRGGLSDVEWTVQLLQLQHGWAEPGLRTTRTREALHAACAADLIATEDAAILDEAWVLATRVRNAVMLVRGRAGDTFPSDGRELAAVGRYLGYDAGQVGVMLDDYRRITRRARAVMEERFYGA; from the coding sequence ATGACGGTGCCGCAGGGGCGCAGGAGCAGCATGTTCACGCGGCTGCTGCGGTACGGGTTCACCGACCCCTCCGCCGCCGAACGCCTCCTGGCCGCGCCCGAGCTCGACGCCGTCCGCACCGACCCGGTGCTCCTCGACGCCCTGGGCGCCACCGCCGACCCGGATCTGGCGCTGCTCGGCCTGGTCCGGCTCGCCGAGGCCCAGCCGTCCGACGGCGCCGGCACCGCGCGCCGCGAGCTGCTCGACACCCTGATCAGCGCCAAGCCCCTGCGGGACCGCCTGCTCGGCGTCCTCGGGGCCTCCGAGGCCCTCGCCGACCACCTGGCCCGGCACCCGGGGGACTGGCGGGCCCTGGTCACCTACGAGGCCTCCGATCTGCACCCGGGCGTCGCCGAGTTCGAGCGGGGCCTCGCCGAGGCCGACGACCCGGTGTCGCTGCGCGTCGCCTACCGGCGCTGCCTGCTGTCCATCGCCGCCCGCGACGTCTGCGGCACCACCGACGTAGCCGAGACCGCCGCCGAACTCGCCGACCTCGCCACGGCCACCCTGCGCGCCGCGCTCGCCATGGCCCGCAGGGCCGCGCCCGCCGACGCCGCGCAGTGCCGCCTCGCGGTGATCGCGATGGGCAAGTGCGGCGGCCACGAGCTGAACTACGTCTCCGACGTCGACGTCATCTTCGTGGCGGAGGCCGTCGAGGGCGCCGACGAGGACAAGGCACTGCGGGCGGCGACCCGCCTCGCCTCGCACCTGATGCGGATCTGCTCCGAGACCACGGTCGAGGGCGCCATCTGGCCGGTCGACGCCAACCTGCGCCCCGAGGGCAGGAACGGCCCGCTGGTGCGGACCCTGTCCAGCCACCTCGCGTACTACCAGCGGTGGGCGAAGACCTGGGAGTTCCAGGCGCTGCTCAAGGCGCGGCCCGTCGCCGGCGACGCCGAGCTGGGCGCGGACTACGTGGCCGCCGTCGCCCCGCTGGTGTGGCAGGCCGCCGAGCGCGAGAACTTCATCGACGACGTGCAGAAGATGCGCCGCCGCGTCATCGAGAACATCCCCGCGGGCGAGGTCGAACGTGAGCTGAAGCTCGGCCCCGGCGGCCTGCGCGACGTCGAATTCGCCGTCCAGCTGCTGCAGTTGGTGCACGGCCGCGCCGACGCCTCGCTGCGCAGCGGCACCACGCTGGACGCCCTCGCCGCGCTCGCCGCGGGCGGCTACGTGGGGCGCGTGGACGCCGCCCAGCTCGACGACGCCTACCGCTTCCTGCGCTCCCTGGAACACCGCATCCAGCTCTACCGCCTGCGCCGCACCCACCTGCTGCCCGACGACGACTCCGACCTGCGCCGCATCGGCCGCTCCCTGGGCATGCGCACGGAACCCCTCACCGACCTCGCCCGCGCCTGGAAGCGGCACACCTCCGTGGTCCGCCGCCTGCACGAGAAGCTGTTCTACCGCCCGCTGCTCGACGCCGTCGCCCAGCTCGCCCCCGGCGAGTCCCGGCTCAGCACGGAGGCCGCCAGGGAGCGCCTGGTGGCCCTCGGGTACGCCGACCCCGGCGCGGCCCTGCGGCATCTGGAGGCGCTGGCGTCCGGCGTGACCCGCAAGGCCGCCATCCAGCGCACCCTGCTGCCCGTCCTGCTCGGCTGGTTCGCGGACTCCGCGGACCCCGACGCGGGCCTGCTCGGCTTCCGCAAGGTCTCCGACGCGCTCGGCAAGACCCCCTGGTACCTGCGGCTGCTCCGCGACGAGGGCGCCGCCGCGGAGAACCTGGCCCGGGTCCTCTCGGCCGGCCGGTTCGCCCCCGACCTGCTGCTGCGCGCGCCCGAGGCGGTGGCGCTGCTCGGCGACGCCCGCGGCCTCGAACCACGCGAACGCGCCCCCCTGGAACAGGAGGTCCTCGCCGCCGTGGGCCGCGCCGACGGCGGCGAGCAGGCGGTCGCGGCGGCCCGCGGGGTGCGGCGGCGCGAGCTGTTCCGCACGGCGGCCGCCGACATCATCGCCTCCTACGGCACCGAGGAGAGCCCCTTGCAAGGGGGTGTGCGCGAAGTGCTCGGGACAGGGGTGGTGGCGGGAGACGGGCGGGTCGACGGGGGCGCCCTCGTCGACCACGTCGGCACCGCCCTGTCCGACCTGACGGCCGCCACCATCGCGGGCACGCTGCGCGCGGTGGTCCGCGAGGGCTGGGGCGAGACCCTGCCGACCCGGTTCGCGGTCATCGGCATGGGCCGCTTCGGGGGCCGCGAGCTGAGCTACGGCTCGGACGCGGACGTGCTCTTCGTGCACCAGCCCCGCGAGGGCGTGGACGACCAGGAGGCCGCGAAGGCCGCGAACGCCGTCGTCGCCGAGATGCGGCGGCTGCTGCAACTCCCGAGCGCCGACCCGCCCCTGGTCATCGACGCGGACCTGCGCCCCGAGGGCAAGTCGGGTCCGTTGGTACGCACCCTGAAGTCGTACGAGGCCTACTACCGCCGCTGGTCCCTGGTCTGGGAGTCGCAGGCGCTCCTTCGCGCCGACCCGGTCGCCGGCGACGCCGACCTCGGCCGCGCCTTCATCGAGCTCGTGGACCCGCTGCGCTACCCCGCCGAGGGCCTGGGCGAGGACGCCGTCCGTGAGATCCGCCGCCTGAAGGCCCGCATGGAGTCGGAGCGGCTGCCCCGTGGCGCCGACCCCACCCTGCACACCAAGCTCGGCCGCGGCGGCCTCTCCGACGTGGAGTGGACCGTGCAGCTGCTGCAGCTCCAGCACGGCTGGGCCGAGCCGGGGCTGCGCACCACCCGCACCCGCGAGGCCCTGCACGCCGCGTGCGCGGCGGACCTGATCGCCACGGAGGACGCCGCGATCCTCGACGAGGCCTGGGTCCTCGCCACCCGCGTGCGCAACGCGGTGATGCTGGTGCGGGGCCGCGCGGGCGACACGTTCCCGTCGGACGGCAGGGAGCTGGCGGCCGTCGGGCGGTACTTGGGCTATGACGCGGGCCAGGTCGGCGTGATGCTGGACGACTACCGCAGGATCACCCGGCGGGCGCGGGCGGTGATGGAGGAGCGGTTCTACGGGGCGTGA
- a CDS encoding phosphatase PAP2 family protein — protein sequence MGEMTVTTLEGQQGPTTSSPIAGEADDRNGRNLLRRLRTPRRPKLWFEILLIAVSYWTYSLIRNAVPEQKSAALRNADWIWDVEHSLGLAFERSVNHAVDSVTWLIVGMNYYYATLHFIVTLGVLVWIYRCHPGRYAATRLVLFATTAVALVGYYLYPLAPPRLMPGGDFIDTVVVHNTWGSMASGDLKNMSNQYAAMPSMHIGWSLWCGLTIFALASVPWVRVLGLLYPTLTLVVIVATANHFWLDAVGGMICLAFGYAVARLWYGKLPYALPKLVPEPEPRKKAFAR from the coding sequence ATGGGTGAGATGACTGTGACGACACTGGAAGGCCAGCAGGGGCCCACCACCTCATCCCCCATCGCGGGCGAGGCAGATGACCGCAATGGGCGGAATCTCCTGCGTCGGCTGCGCACGCCCCGGCGCCCGAAGCTGTGGTTCGAGATCCTGTTGATCGCGGTGAGTTACTGGACGTACTCGCTGATCCGCAACGCCGTGCCGGAGCAGAAGTCGGCCGCGCTGCGCAACGCCGACTGGATCTGGGACGTCGAGCACAGCCTCGGCCTCGCCTTCGAGCGCTCGGTCAACCACGCGGTCGATTCGGTGACATGGCTCATCGTCGGCATGAACTACTACTACGCGACACTGCACTTCATCGTGACGCTCGGTGTCCTGGTGTGGATCTACCGCTGCCATCCCGGCCGGTACGCGGCCACCCGCCTGGTCCTCTTCGCGACGACGGCGGTGGCCCTCGTCGGCTACTACCTGTATCCGCTGGCGCCGCCCCGCCTGATGCCCGGCGGCGACTTCATCGACACGGTCGTCGTCCACAACACCTGGGGCTCGATGGCCTCGGGCGACCTGAAGAACATGTCGAACCAGTACGCCGCCATGCCGTCGATGCACATCGGCTGGTCCCTGTGGTGCGGCCTGACGATCTTCGCGCTCGCCTCGGTGCCCTGGGTGAGGGTCCTCGGCCTGCTCTACCCGACGCTCACCCTCGTCGTGATCGTGGCCACGGCCAACCACTTCTGGCTGGACGCGGTGGGCGGCATGATCTGCCTGGCGTTCGGCTACGCGGTGGCGCGCCTGTGGTACGGGAAGCTGCCGTACGCCCTGCCGAAGCTCGTGCCGGAGCCGGAGCCGCGGAAGAAGGCGTTCGCCCGGTAG
- a CDS encoding LacI family DNA-binding transcriptional regulator — MTARLADIAAQAGVSEATVSRVLNGKPGVAAATRQSVLAALDVLGYERPVRLRQRSAGLVGLITPELENPIFPALAQVIGQALTRQGYTPVLATQTPGGSTEDELTEMLVDRGVAGIIFVSGLHADTTADTERYEQLRAQGVPFVLVDGFSPKVRAPFISPDDRAAMRLAVTHLASLGHTRVGLALGPRRFVPVQRKIEGFTRSMRETFRLGSEAVEDIEAELIQHSLYTLEGGQAAAAALLDRGCTAVVCASDMMALGAIRAVRERGLEVPDDVSVVGFDDSVLVAFTDPPLTTVRKPVPAMGQAAVRTLLEEIGGTPAPHSEFVFMPELVVRGSTAARAAPQG; from the coding sequence GTGACCGCGCGACTGGCCGACATCGCAGCACAGGCGGGGGTCAGCGAGGCGACCGTGAGCCGGGTCCTGAACGGCAAGCCGGGCGTCGCTGCGGCCACCCGCCAGTCCGTGCTCGCCGCCCTCGACGTCCTCGGCTACGAACGGCCCGTGCGGCTGCGGCAGCGGAGCGCGGGCCTGGTCGGCCTGATCACGCCGGAGCTGGAGAACCCGATATTCCCCGCCCTCGCCCAGGTGATCGGCCAGGCCCTGACCCGGCAGGGGTACACCCCGGTGCTCGCCACCCAGACGCCGGGCGGCTCCACCGAGGACGAGCTGACCGAGATGCTGGTGGACCGCGGCGTCGCGGGCATCATCTTCGTCTCGGGCCTGCACGCGGACACCACGGCGGACACCGAGCGCTACGAGCAGTTGCGGGCGCAGGGCGTGCCGTTCGTCCTCGTGGACGGCTTCTCGCCGAAGGTGCGGGCGCCCTTCATCTCGCCCGACGACCGGGCGGCGATGCGCCTGGCGGTCACGCATCTGGCCTCGCTCGGGCACACCCGGGTCGGGCTCGCCCTCGGGCCGCGGCGCTTCGTCCCCGTACAGCGGAAGATCGAGGGGTTCACGCGGTCGATGCGGGAGACGTTCCGGCTGGGTTCCGAGGCCGTCGAGGACATCGAGGCGGAGCTGATCCAGCACTCCCTGTACACGCTCGAAGGCGGACAGGCAGCGGCGGCGGCGCTCCTGGACCGGGGCTGCACGGCCGTGGTGTGCGCCAGCGACATGATGGCGCTCGGCGCGATCCGGGCCGTGCGCGAGCGGGGCCTGGAGGTCCCGGACGACGTCTCCGTGGTCGGCTTCGACGACTCGGTGCTCGTCGCCTTCACCGATCCGCCGCTGACGACGGTCCGCAAGCCGGTGCCCGCGATGGGCCAGGCCGCGGTGCGCACCCTCCTGGAGGAGATCGGGGGTACCCCCGCCCCCCACAGCGAATTCGTGTTCATGCCGGAGCTGGTGGTCAGGGGCTCGACGGCGGCGCGCGCGGCCCCCCAAGGTTAG